One Ricinus communis isolate WT05 ecotype wild-type chromosome 1, ASM1957865v1, whole genome shotgun sequence DNA window includes the following coding sequences:
- the LOC8270362 gene encoding paired amphipathic helix protein Sin3-like 4 isoform X3 yields the protein MKRSRDDVYVTSSSQSQLKRPMVSSRGETSGQPQMMGGGGGGSGGGGGGGGGASGGGGGGASGGGQKLTTNDALAYLKAVKDIFQDKRDKYDDFLEVMKDFKAQRIDTAGVIARVKDLFKGHRDLILGFNTFLPKGYEITLPLEDEQPPQKKPVEFEEAINFVNKIKTRFQGDDHVYKSFLDILNMYRKENKSITEVYQEVATLFQDHNDLLMEFTHFLPDSSATASAHYAPSVRNSIHRDRSSAMPTMRQMHIDKKERMTASHADRDFSVDRPDPDHDRSLIRSDKEQRRRGEKEKERREDRVRREREREDRDYEHDGSREFNMQRFPHKRKSTRRVEDSAADHQGGDGDENFGMHPVSSTFDDKNAVKNALSQELSFCEKVKEKLRNADDYQGFLRCLHLYTKEIITRAELQSLVNDLLGKYQDLMDGFDEFLARCEKNESLWNEGNLPRPVKLEDKDRDRDRGREDGIKDRERETRERDRLDKNVAFGPKDTGGHKMSLFSSKDKFLAKPINELDLSNCERCTPSYRLLPKNYPIPSASQRTELGAEVLNDHWVSVTSGSEDYSFKHMRKNQYEESLFRCEDDRFELDMLLESVKVTTKRVEELLEKINNNTIKADGLIRIDEHLTALNVRCIERLYGDHGLDVMDVLRKNTSLALPVILTRLKQKQEEWQKCRADFNKVWAEIYAKNYHKSLDHRSFYFKQQDTKSLSTKALLAEIKELSEKKRKEDDMLLAFAAGNRRPIIPNLEFEYPDPDIHEDLYQLIKYSCGEVCTTEQLDKVMKVWTTFLEPMLGVPSRPQGAEDTEDVVKAKNHSSKSGDSEGSPSGGATIINKHPNPSRNGDESMPLEQSSSCRNWLPNGDNGSPDVERIARKSDTSCSTIQHDKLQNNPASADETSVVGKQATSSERLVNSNTSLATGAELSNGRTNVESGLNNTPSRPSNGALNGGFGLGSSNENLPSAEGGDFSRPNISTNGLMIEGMRSQRYNDESAAQFKIEREEGELSPNGDFEEDNFAAYGEAGSEAVHKAKENAVNRQYQTRHGEEETCGEAGGENDADADDEGDESAHRSSEDSENASENGEVSGSESGDGEDCSREEHEEAGEHDEHDNKAESEGEAEGMADAHDVEGEGTMLPFSERFLLNVKPLAKHVPPALHDKDKGSRVFYGNDSFYVLFRLHQTLYERIQSAKINSSSAERKWRASNDTSPTDLYARFMSALYNLLDGSSDNTKFEDDCRAIIGTQSYVLFTLDKLIYKLVKQLQTVASDEMDNKLLQLYAYEKSRKPGRFIDVVYHENARVLLHDENIYRIECCSTPTHLSIQLMDFGHDKPEVTAVSMDPNFAAYLHNEFLSIVPDKKEKSGIFLKRNKHRCGSHDESQTMEGFQVLNGLECKIACNSSKVSYVLDTEDFLFRTKRRKRTPQPNSSCHDQTKTSKKVEQFHRWLSSS from the exons atgaagaggTCAAGAGATGATGTATACGTCACCTCTTCTTCTCAATCTCAACTTAAGAGGCCTATGGTCTCTTCACGTGGTGAAAC TTCGGGGCAACCACAGATGATgggaggaggaggaggtggtagtggtggtggtggtggtggaggaggaggagctagtggtggtggaggaggaggagctAGTGGTGGTGGACAGAAACTAACAACAAATGATGCTTTGGCATATCTCAAAGCTGTGAAGGATATATTTCAAGATAAAAGGGATAAATATGATGACTTTCTTGAGGTCATGAAGGATTTCAAAGCTCAAAG AATTGACACTGCAGGTGTCATAGCCAGGGTAAAGGATTTATTTAAAGGGCATCGTGACCTAATTTTAGGTTTCAATACCTTCTTGCCTAAGGGATATGAGATCACCCTCCCTCTAGAGGATGAACAACCTCCACAGAAAAAGCCTGTTGAATTTGAAGAAGCAATTAATTTTGTGAACAAAATTAAG ACTAGGTTTCAAGGTGATGATCATGTTTATAAATCATTTTTAGACATTTTGAACATgtacagaaaagaaaataaatcgaTTACAGAAGTCTACCAAGAG GTTGCTACACTTTTTCAAGACCACAATGATCTGCTCATGGAGTTTACTCATTTTCTACCTGATTCTTCAGCTACAGCCTCTGCTCACTATGCTCCATCTGTTAGGAATTCTATTCATCGTGATCGGAGCTCTGCCATGCCCACCATGCGACAAATGCATATAGACAAG AAAGAAAGGATGACTGCTTCCCATGCAGATCGTGACTTCAGTGTTGACCGTCCTGATCCAGACCACGATAGATCTCTAATAAGATcagacaaagaacaaagaagacgtggtgaaaaagaaaaggagagaagaGAAGATAGAGTTAGGAGAGAACGGGAACGAGAAGATAGAGATTACGAGCATGATGGCAGTCGTGAGTTCAACATGCAACGGTTTCCCCACAAACGAAAATCTACTCGTAGGGTTGAAGATTCGGCTGCTGATCATCAAGGTGGGGATGGGGATGAAAATTTTGGAATGCACCCTGTTTCATCCACTTTTGATGATAAAAATGCTGTGAAAA ATGCACTAAGTCAAGAACTGTCTTTCTGTGAGAAAGTGAAGGAAAAGCTGCGTAATGCTGATGATTACCAAGGATTTTTGAGGTGCCTTCATCTATATACCAAGGAAATTATCACAAGAGCAGAGTTACAATCCTTG GTAAATGATTTACTTGGAAAATATCAAGATCTTATGGATGGCTTTGATGAATTTTTGGCTCGATGTGAAAAGAATG AATCCCTGTGGAATGAAGGTAATTTGCCTAGACCTGTGAAGCTGGAAGACAAGGATAGAGATCGGGATCGCGGGAGGGAAGATGGGATCAAAGATAGAGAACGCGAAACGCGTGAAAGGGATAGACTTGACAAAAATGTAGCCTTTGGTCCTAAAGATACTGGGGGTCACAAGATGTCCTTATTTTCTAGCAAGGATAAGTTTTTGGCAAAACCCATTAATGAACTTGACCTATCTAACTGTGAGCGCTGCACTCCCAGCTATCGACTTCTACCAAAGAAT TATCCCATACCTTCAGCAAGTCAGAGGACAGAACTTGGTGCTGAAGTACTAAATGATCATTGGGTATCTGTCACTTCAGGAAGTGaagattattcttttaaaCACATGCGGAAAAACCAGTATGAAGAAAGCCTGTTTCGATGTGAAGATGACAG GTTTGAGCTGGACATGTTGTTGGAATCTGTGAAGGTGACAACCAAGCGCGTCGAAGAACTGTTGGAAAAGATCAACAATAATACAATCAAAGCAGATGGCCTAATACGTATTGATGAGCACTTAACAG CTCTGAATGTAAGGTGCATTGAGCGTTTGTATGGTGATCATGGGCTTGATGTGATGGACGTATTAAGGAAGAACACTTCTCTTGCTTTGCCCGTTATATTAACTCGTTTGAAGCAGAAACAAGAAGAGTGGCAAAAGTGCCGTGCTGACTTTAACAAAGTTTGGGCTGAAATTTATGCTAAGAACTATCACAAGTCCCTTGATCATCGTAGCTTCTATTTCAAGCAGCAGGATACTAAGAGCTTGAGCACAAAGG CCTTATTGGCAGAAATCAAAGAACTTAGTGAGAAGAAGCGGAAAGAAGATGATATGCTTCTTGCTTTTGCTGCTGGAAACAGACGGCCTATTATACCAAATTTGGAATTTGAGTACCCAGATCCTGACATTCATGAGGATTTATATCAGCTCATTAAATACTCCTGTGGAGAAGTCTGTACAACTGAACAGTTGGACAAAGTCATGAAGGTTTGGACAACTTTTTTGGAACCCATGCTTGGTGTTCCTTCTCGGCCTCAGGGTGCAGAGGACACAGAAGATGTTGTGAAGGCAAAGAATCATTCCTCCAAAAGTGGAGATAGTGAAGGCAGCCCTAGTGGTGGTGCTACAATTATCAACAAGCATCCAAATCCTTCTAGGAACGGAGATGAAAGCATGCCACTTGAGCAATCCAGTTCATGCAGGAACTGGTTGCCAAATGGAGATAATGGTTCTCCAGATGTAGAACGAATTGCTCGTAAGAGTGATACATCCTGCAGTACAATTCAACATGATAAATTGCAGAATAATCCTGCCTCAGCTGATGAAACATCAGTAGTTGGCAAACAAGCTACTTCCAGTGAACGATTGGTCAATTCAAACACATCACTTGCCACTGGAGCAGAGCTAAGTAATGGAAGAACTAATGTAGAATCAG GGCTTAACAATACTCCTTCAAGACCAAGCAATGGTGCCCTCAATGGTGGGTTCGGATTAGGTTCAAGCAATGAAAATTTACCTTCAGCAGAG GGTGGTGATTTTTCAAGACCAAACATATCCACAAATGGGCTGATGATAGAAGGCATGAGGAGTCAGAGATATAATGATGAATCTGCTGCacaatttaaaattgagaGAGAAGAGGGTGAATTGTCTCCAAATGGAGATTTTGAGGAAGATAATTTTGCAGCTTATGGAGAAGCTGGTTCAGAGGCTGTGCATAAGGCAAAGGAAAATGCTGTAAACAGGCAATACCAAACAAGACATGGTGAAGAAGAAACATGTGGGGAGGCAGGAGGAGAAAATGATGCTGATGCTGATGATGAAGGCGATGAAAGTGCTCACAGGTCATCAGAGGACAGTGAGAATGCCTCTGAGAATGGTGAGGTTTCTGGAAGTGAGTCCGGTGATGGTGAAGATTGTTCTCGGGaagagcatgaggaagctggaGAACATGATGAGCATGATAATAAAGCTGAAAGTGAAGGTGAGGCCGAAGGGATGGCTGATGCCCACGATGTTGAAGGAGAAGGAACGATGTTGCCGTTTTCAGAACGATTTCTTCTAAACGTGAAGCCTCTAGCAAAGCATGTACCACCAGCATTGCATGACAAAGATAAGGGTTCTCGGGTTTTCTATGGAAATGATTCTTTCTATGTGCTTTTTAGGCTTCATCAA ACGCTCTATGAGAGAATACAATCAGcaaaaattaattcatcatCTGCTGAAAGGAAATGGAGGGCGTCAAATGATACAAGTCCTACTGATCTCTATGCCAG GTTTATGAGTGCTCTTTACAACTTGCTTGACGGTTCTTCTGATAATACAAAATTTGAGGATGACTGCCGGGCTATTATTGGAACCCAATCATATGTTCTATTCACATTAGACAAGTTGATATATAAACTTGTCAAACAG CTCCAAACAGTGGCATCTGATGAGATGGACAACAAGCTACTTCAACTATATGCAtatgaaaaatcaagaaaaccTGGACGATTCATTGATGTAGTCTATCATGAAAATGCCCGCGTTCTTCTTCATGATGAGAACATATATCGAATTGAATGT TGTTCCACACCAACCCATTTGTCTATTCAGCTCATGGACTTTGGACATGATAAGCCTGAAGTGACTGCTGTTTCCATGGATCCTAATTTTGCAGCATATCTGCACAATGAATTCCTCTCCATTGTTCCtgacaaaaaggaaaagtcTGGGATTTTCCTGAAGAG GAATAAACACAGATGTGGAAGTCATGATGAATCTCAGACTATGGAAGGATTTCAAGTGCTTAATGGTCTAGAGTGCAAGATTGCTTGCAATTCATCCAAA GTATCCTACGTTTTAGATACAGAAGATTTTTTGTTCCGAACtaagaggagaaaaagaaCTCCGCAACCAAACAGCTCATGCCATGACCAAACAAAGACTTCCAAAAAAGTAGAGCAGTTTCACAGATGGTTATCCAGCTCATAA